A genomic stretch from Cloacibacterium caeni includes:
- a CDS encoding aldehyde dehydrogenase family protein, with translation MEQFLQNTLQNSQDAFQKWKKIPFEERQKYFTQLSEILNNRKQEFAAIITQEMNKPISQSVSEIEKCAALCDYYATEKNILKTEQVETEFQISEIHHEPLGVILGVMPWNFPFWQAIRFAVPTILAGNVIVLKHASICEKSGETMQKIFEKAGFPKGVFTFLKVSHTEVEEMIAHPIIRGVSLTGSEAAGRKIAEAAGKNLKKCVLELGGSDAFIVCEDADLEKAAIDGAQARLQNNGQTCVAGKRFVIHEKIYQVFVEKFTEEYQKYQPENPMNEETKLGLMAREDLASDLEKQYQKALNNGAKTILELESVGNMAFKPGILEMNLENSIAQEELFGPLAMVFKVKNDEEALQIANNTMFGLGNAVFTSNKERALFFAENLESGSVAINQIFRSDVRLPFGGRKNSGYGVELSLYALKEFTAPKTIIGKF, from the coding sequence ATGGAACAATTCCTTCAAAATACCTTACAAAATTCTCAAGACGCTTTCCAAAAATGGAAAAAAATTCCATTTGAAGAAAGACAAAAATATTTTACTCAACTATCTGAAATTCTGAATAATAGAAAACAAGAGTTTGCGGCAATCATTACCCAAGAAATGAATAAACCCATTTCGCAATCGGTTTCCGAAATAGAAAAATGTGCAGCGTTATGTGATTATTATGCTACCGAAAAAAATATACTGAAAACGGAGCAAGTAGAAACAGAATTTCAAATTTCAGAAATCCATCACGAACCTTTGGGCGTTATTTTGGGCGTTATGCCATGGAATTTTCCTTTTTGGCAAGCGATAAGATTTGCAGTTCCTACCATTTTAGCAGGAAATGTAATCGTGCTAAAACATGCTTCTATTTGTGAAAAATCAGGTGAAACCATGCAAAAAATTTTCGAGAAAGCAGGTTTTCCAAAAGGCGTTTTTACCTTTTTAAAAGTTTCTCACACAGAAGTTGAAGAAATGATTGCTCATCCTATTATTAGAGGCGTTTCTCTTACTGGTAGTGAAGCTGCTGGTAGAAAAATTGCCGAAGCTGCAGGTAAAAATTTAAAAAAATGTGTTTTGGAATTAGGCGGGAGTGATGCTTTTATCGTTTGTGAAGATGCAGATCTAGAAAAAGCAGCAATTGATGGTGCACAAGCAAGATTGCAAAATAACGGACAAACATGTGTAGCTGGAAAAAGATTTGTCATTCACGAGAAAATATATCAAGTTTTTGTAGAAAAATTCACAGAAGAGTATCAAAAATATCAACCTGAAAATCCTATGAATGAAGAAACGAAGTTAGGATTAATGGCGAGAGAAGATTTGGCTTCAGATTTAGAAAAACAATATCAAAAAGCGCTTAACAACGGAGCGAAAACTATTTTAGAGTTAGAATCTGTAGGGAATATGGCTTTTAAACCTGGTATTTTAGAAATGAATCTCGAAAATTCTATTGCTCAGGAAGAATTATTTGGTCCATTGGCAATGGTTTTTAAAGTGAAAAATGATGAAGAAGCTTTACAAATTGCCAATAATACCATGTTTGGATTAGGAAACGCCGTTTTCACCTCAAATAAAGAACGAGCTTTGTTTTTTGCAGAGAATTTAGAAAGCGGAAGTGTGGCAATTAATCAAATTTTTCGTTCAGATGTAAGATTGCCTTTTGGTGGAAGAAAGAATTCTGGATATGGAGTAGAATTGTCTCTGTATGCACTCAAAGAATTTACCGCTCCCAAAACCATTATCGGCAAATTTTAG
- a CDS encoding M43 family zinc metalloprotease: MKKILFFLMAGLLSINISAQTKKTVSKSPNGYIRCYSTEYEKNLQKKNSRRANTDGFENWISDKINRKKFFNNRISAIKTIPVVVHVINKGEAVGIGTNISDAQVISQITTLNNDYRKKTGTKGYNTNPVGADANIEFALAVRDPNGNPTNGIDRISFNVNSWTDTQIEAVLKPSTIWDPTKYLNIWVTPDVITDIGEVLGYAQFPEASTLDGLNYPPFTANTDGVVIGHQFFGNLDYDDGSFNLDPTYGYGRTTTHEIGHWLGLRHIWGDENCGTDYVADTPIHKTENYGCFTHPKTNTCLPPTADEMFENYMDYTSDTCMNIFTINQVDRFNAVLANSPRRKELLTSNALTPVTLVSNDAEVKVQFIYNTDCSFPQKAQIRLINRGNNALTSAVISVNDGGVIYNQSWTGNLATNAEAQIPISLNGTALSNNNISVTINTVNSALDSRVSNNTNTLIYDSTPSFTTTQVNLELQLDAYGSETYWEVVDGAGNTLYSSASETYTDEETGMPAVKNYIFNLTNNKCYIFKIYDSWGDGFCCDYGSGYYKLTTSTGTVMVNTTFSTDEASYAFVLGSMLGTKEANKLGTEIFPNPVNDVLNITKVSNNATFAIYNVAGQFISKGKVTNNKVNVATLAKGVYFIEVSEKGATSKMKFIKK, encoded by the coding sequence ATGAAGAAAATTCTATTCTTTCTAATGGCTGGATTATTATCAATAAATATCTCGGCTCAGACAAAAAAAACAGTAAGTAAATCACCGAATGGATATATAAGATGTTATTCTACTGAATACGAAAAAAATCTTCAGAAAAAAAATAGCAGAAGAGCTAATACTGATGGTTTTGAAAATTGGATTTCAGATAAAATTAACAGGAAAAAATTTTTTAATAACAGAATTTCTGCTATAAAAACTATACCAGTAGTTGTGCACGTAATTAATAAAGGGGAAGCGGTAGGGATAGGAACTAATATTAGCGACGCACAAGTAATTTCTCAGATTACTACGCTTAATAATGATTATAGAAAAAAAACAGGAACTAAAGGATATAACACTAATCCAGTTGGTGCAGATGCTAATATAGAATTTGCACTTGCGGTAAGAGATCCTAATGGAAATCCTACAAATGGAATTGATAGAATTTCTTTTAATGTTAATTCATGGACAGATACACAAATAGAAGCTGTTTTAAAACCTAGTACAATTTGGGATCCTACAAAATATTTAAATATTTGGGTTACACCTGATGTAATTACAGATATTGGTGAAGTTCTAGGGTATGCTCAGTTTCCTGAAGCAAGTACATTAGATGGATTAAATTATCCGCCTTTTACAGCAAATACAGATGGAGTAGTCATTGGACATCAATTTTTTGGAAATTTGGATTATGATGATGGTAGTTTTAATTTAGATCCTACATACGGTTATGGTAGAACAACAACTCATGAAATAGGACATTGGTTAGGTTTACGTCATATTTGGGGAGATGAAAATTGCGGAACAGATTACGTAGCAGATACTCCAATTCATAAGACTGAGAACTATGGATGTTTTACACATCCTAAAACAAATACTTGCTTACCTCCTACAGCAGACGAAATGTTCGAAAATTACATGGATTATACAAGTGATACATGTATGAATATTTTCACAATTAACCAAGTTGATAGATTTAATGCCGTTTTAGCTAATTCACCAAGAAGAAAAGAATTATTAACTTCTAATGCACTTACTCCAGTAACCTTGGTAAGTAATGATGCAGAAGTTAAAGTGCAGTTTATTTATAATACAGATTGTTCTTTCCCTCAGAAAGCTCAAATTAGATTAATAAATAGAGGAAATAATGCTCTAACTTCTGCTGTTATTTCTGTAAATGATGGAGGGGTGATTTACAATCAAAGTTGGACTGGTAATTTAGCCACTAATGCAGAAGCGCAAATTCCTATTAGTTTAAATGGAACTGCTCTTAGCAATAATAACATTTCGGTTACAATAAATACAGTAAATTCTGCATTAGACAGTAGAGTTTCTAATAATACCAATACTCTAATTTATGATTCTACGCCTAGCTTCACTACAACTCAAGTTAATTTAGAACTCCAATTAGATGCTTACGGTTCAGAAACGTATTGGGAAGTAGTAGATGGAGCAGGGAATACTTTATATTCAAGTGCAAGTGAAACATATACAGATGAAGAAACAGGAATGCCAGCAGTGAAAAATTACATATTTAATTTAACTAATAATAAATGTTATATTTTCAAAATTTATGATAGTTGGGGTGATGGATTCTGCTGTGATTACGGAAGTGGTTATTATAAGTTGACAACAAGTACAGGAACAGTTATGGTAAATACTACATTTAGTACTGACGAAGCTTCATACGCCTTCGTTTTAGGAAGTATGTTAGGAACTAAAGAAGCAAATAAATTGGGAACAGAAATTTTCCCTAATCCTGTAAACGATGTTTTAAATATTACCAAAGTATCTAACAATGCTACTTTTGCCATCTATAACGTTGCAGGTCAGTTTATTTCAAAAGGAAAAGTGACCAATAATAAAGTCAATGTAGCTACTCTTGCAAAAGGAGTCTATTTCATCGAAGTTTCTGAAAAAGGAGCAACTTCTAAAATGAAATTTATCAAAAAATAA
- the hutI gene encoding imidazolonepropionase — protein MKLIGPFKQILTLNNLPLRGKISDEQLEIIENGGILINNENLIEAIGDFEKLKSDFPNAELVPRTSNLEPQIVLPAFIDCHTHICFGGNRANDFAMRNAGKTYLEIAEKGGGIWSSVQHTRNASEKELLETLLERINRLISLGITTIEIKSGYGLNVESELKMLRVIQQAQTKTKVTLVPTCLSAHLKPRDFEGNNEEYLQYIVDEILPKVKEENLAKRVDIFIEKSAFQPEESRKFLEKAKELGFKITVHADQFTAGSSRIAVEVGAVSADHLEATIDEDIEFLAKSETVAVALPGASLGLGEPFTPARKILDKNGILAIASDWNPGSAPMGNLIAQASILATFQKLSTAEVLAGITFRAAKALNLTDRGVLKKGMKADFVVFETNNFQNILYNQGSLMASEVYIDGEKI, from the coding sequence ATGAAACTAATCGGTCCTTTCAAACAAATTCTTACACTCAATAATCTTCCACTTCGAGGAAAAATCTCTGACGAACAATTAGAAATTATCGAAAACGGCGGAATTTTAATTAACAACGAAAATTTAATTGAAGCAATTGGTGATTTTGAAAAATTGAAATCTGACTTCCCAAACGCTGAACTCGTACCTCGAACCTCGAACCTCGAACCTCAAATCGTTCTTCCCGCATTCATAGATTGTCACACCCATATTTGTTTTGGAGGAAACAGAGCCAATGATTTTGCGATGCGCAATGCAGGGAAAACTTATCTAGAAATTGCAGAAAAAGGCGGTGGAATTTGGAGCAGCGTTCAGCATACTAGAAATGCTTCTGAAAAAGAACTTTTAGAAACGCTTTTAGAAAGAATAAATCGATTAATTTCATTGGGAATTACCACCATCGAAATTAAATCTGGCTACGGATTGAATGTAGAAAGTGAACTGAAAATGCTTCGTGTGATTCAACAAGCACAAACTAAAACCAAAGTAACTTTAGTCCCAACTTGTCTTTCTGCGCATTTAAAACCAAGAGATTTTGAAGGGAATAATGAAGAATACTTACAATATATTGTTGATGAAATTTTACCAAAAGTTAAAGAAGAAAATTTAGCGAAAAGAGTAGATATTTTCATCGAAAAATCTGCATTTCAACCAGAAGAAAGCCGAAAATTTTTAGAAAAAGCAAAAGAATTAGGTTTTAAAATTACGGTTCACGCAGACCAATTTACCGCAGGAAGTTCCAGAATTGCAGTGGAAGTTGGTGCAGTTTCAGCAGACCATTTAGAAGCGACAATAGATGAAGATATAGAATTTTTGGCAAAATCAGAAACCGTTGCAGTTGCACTTCCAGGCGCAAGTTTAGGTTTAGGAGAACCTTTTACCCCAGCGAGAAAAATTTTAGATAAAAACGGAATTCTCGCTATTGCAAGCGATTGGAATCCGGGTTCTGCGCCTATGGGAAATCTCATTGCCCAAGCTTCCATTTTAGCCACTTTTCAGAAGTTAAGTACTGCCGAAGTTTTGGCAGGAATTACCTTCCGTGCTGCTAAAGCACTCAATCTAACCGATAGAGGAGTTCTGAAAAAAGGAATGAAGGCAGATTTTGTGGTTTTTGAAACCAATAATTTCCAAAATATTTTATACAATCAAGGAAGTTTGATGGCGAGTGAAGTGTATATTGATGGAGAAAAAATTTAA
- the pyk gene encoding pyruvate kinase, with amino-acid sequence MNKRAKKTKVIATLGPASSTKEIMLELVKAGADVFRINFSHADYELVKRNVDIIREINQEYGYNISILGDLQGPKLRVGVVKEGSFLNPGDVLTFTNEPCEGDSTKVFMTYEKFPQDVKVGERILIDDGKLVFEVIETNQKDTVKAKTIQGGPLSSKKGVNLPNTNVSLPALTEKDIEDAKFMIENEFDWIALSFVRHAQDIIDLKKLIEAHSDFKIPIIAKIEKPEGVKNIDEILLECDGLMVARGDLGVEVPMEEVPVIQKKLVDKARYYSKPVIIATQMMETMISSLTPTRAEVNDVANNVLDGADAVMLSGETSVGKYPVDVVKNITKIIKNIESTNLYEKKNDIIEKITCVDDRFVTDMVCLNAVKIAETTGAAAIITLTHSGYTAFQISAHRPTSRIIVYSSNRRVLTMLNLLWGVRAFYYDMNKSTDETVIQVNMLTHHYGYVEKGDFVVNLNAMPVYEGGKTNTLRLTNI; translated from the coding sequence ATGAATAAGAGAGCGAAAAAAACCAAAGTAATCGCAACATTAGGACCTGCTTCTTCTACGAAAGAAATCATGCTAGAACTGGTAAAAGCTGGAGCCGATGTTTTTAGAATAAATTTTTCTCATGCCGATTACGAACTGGTTAAGAGAAATGTAGACATTATTAGAGAAATCAATCAAGAATACGGTTATAACATCTCTATTTTAGGAGATTTACAAGGTCCTAAATTAAGAGTAGGTGTGGTAAAAGAAGGTTCTTTCCTTAATCCAGGAGACGTACTTACCTTTACCAATGAGCCTTGCGAAGGAGATTCAACCAAAGTATTCATGACGTACGAAAAATTCCCACAAGACGTAAAAGTTGGTGAAAGAATCCTTATTGACGATGGAAAATTAGTTTTCGAAGTCATCGAAACCAATCAAAAAGATACGGTAAAAGCAAAAACGATTCAAGGTGGGCCATTAAGCTCTAAAAAAGGAGTGAATTTACCGAACACCAATGTTTCTCTTCCTGCTTTGACAGAAAAAGACATCGAAGATGCTAAATTCATGATTGAAAATGAATTTGACTGGATTGCACTTTCATTCGTTCGTCATGCTCAAGACATTATTGATTTAAAGAAATTAATTGAAGCGCATTCTGATTTCAAAATTCCAATTATAGCAAAAATTGAAAAACCAGAAGGTGTAAAAAATATTGACGAAATTCTTCTAGAATGTGACGGATTAATGGTTGCACGTGGAGATTTAGGAGTAGAAGTTCCAATGGAAGAAGTTCCTGTCATTCAGAAAAAATTAGTAGACAAAGCCAGATATTACTCTAAACCAGTAATTATCGCTACGCAAATGATGGAAACCATGATTAGTAGCCTTACTCCAACTAGAGCCGAGGTAAATGACGTGGCAAACAACGTGTTAGACGGGGCTGATGCAGTAATGCTTTCTGGTGAAACTTCTGTAGGAAAATATCCAGTAGATGTAGTTAAAAACATTACAAAGATTATTAAGAATATAGAATCTACCAATCTTTACGAAAAGAAAAATGATATTATAGAAAAAATAACTTGTGTAGACGATCGTTTCGTAACAGATATGGTTTGTCTAAACGCAGTTAAAATTGCAGAAACTACTGGTGCAGCAGCCATTATTACGCTGACTCACTCTGGTTACACTGCTTTCCAAATTTCTGCACACAGACCTACTTCTAGAATTATTGTATACAGTTCAAACAGAAGAGTTCTTACCATGCTGAACCTTTTATGGGGAGTAAGAGCGTTCTACTATGACATGAACAAATCTACTGACGAGACGGTAATCCAAGTGAACATGTTGACTCATCATTACGGTTATGTAGAAAAAGGAGATTTCGTAGTAAATCTCAATGCAATGCCAGTTTATGAAGGTGGAAAAACAAATACACTCAGATTAACCAATATATAA
- the ruvB gene encoding Holliday junction branch migration DNA helicase RuvB, with translation MPDFLHADKENFSDEELMQEEQIRPQSFKDFAGQRKTLDNLEVFVAAAKNRGGALDHVLLHGPPGLGKTTLAHIIANELGVNCKITSGPVLDKPGSLAGLLTNLEENDVLFIDEIHRLSPVVEEYLYSAMEDYKIDIMLETGPNARSVQIGLNPFTLVGATTRSGMLTKPMLARFGIQSRLEYYTIELLGMIIERSARVLGVPIYEDAALEIARRSRGTPRIANALLRRVRDFAEIKGNGKIEIEITKFALNSLNVDEYGLDDMDNKIMRVMIENFKGKPVGISALATSIGENPETLEEVYEPFLIQEGFIIRTPRGREVTEKAYKHLGISRPKNPGELF, from the coding sequence ATGCCAGATTTTTTACACGCAGATAAAGAAAATTTCTCTGATGAGGAATTAATGCAGGAAGAACAGATTCGTCCACAAAGTTTTAAGGATTTTGCGGGACAAAGAAAAACGTTGGATAATTTAGAGGTTTTCGTGGCGGCTGCTAAAAATAGAGGTGGCGCTTTAGACCACGTACTTTTACACGGACCTCCAGGTTTGGGAAAAACTACTTTGGCACATATTATTGCCAATGAACTGGGGGTAAATTGTAAAATTACTTCGGGGCCAGTTTTAGATAAGCCTGGAAGTTTGGCTGGGCTTTTAACGAATTTGGAAGAAAACGATGTGCTTTTCATTGATGAAATTCACAGACTTTCGCCTGTTGTGGAAGAATATTTGTATTCTGCCATGGAAGATTATAAAATCGACATTATGCTGGAAACAGGTCCTAATGCACGTTCTGTACAAATTGGCTTAAATCCTTTTACTTTAGTTGGTGCCACTACTCGTTCTGGAATGCTCACGAAGCCGATGTTAGCAAGATTTGGGATTCAAAGCAGATTAGAATATTACACGATAGAACTTTTGGGAATGATTATCGAGAGAAGTGCAAGAGTTTTGGGCGTTCCTATTTATGAAGATGCAGCGTTGGAAATCGCAAGACGAAGCCGTGGAACTCCGAGAATTGCCAATGCATTGTTACGCAGAGTTCGAGATTTTGCAGAAATTAAAGGAAACGGCAAAATTGAAATTGAGATTACCAAATTCGCACTTAATTCTCTGAATGTAGATGAATATGGATTGGATGATATGGACAATAAAATTATGCGTGTGATGATAGAAAATTTCAAAGGGAAACCAGTTGGGATTTCTGCATTGGCCACTTCTATTGGCGAAAACCCTGAGACTTTGGAAGAGGTTTACGAACCGTTTTTGATTCAGGAAGGTTTTATCATCAGAACTCCAAGAGGAAGAGAAGTTACAGAGAAAGCCTACAAACATTTGGGAATTTCGAGGCCGAAAAATCCAGGGGAACTTTTTTAA
- the hutG gene encoding formimidoylglutamase yields the protein MDNIWQGRNDGDSPLHHRIFQRVEIAENYENILPNNFVLHGFAVDEGVRRNKGRIGAAKAPDIIRKNMNNFPVVSPDFQLLDFGNITCEDQNLEKSQEDLAEKVSKILQKNGKSIVLGGGHEVTFAHYSGIKKAFPNQKIGIINLDAHFDNREPENGVGASSGTGFWQIAQEGEIHSLHIGIQKNSNTLKLFDTAHQFGMKYILADEIFFENLPKIYQQIDELILSVDQLYLTICMDVFNVAIAPGVSAAAYNGIFADATFLHFYRHILKSEKLVALDVAEVNPEFDIDERTARLAASLVNEWFMIS from the coding sequence ATGGACAACATTTGGCAAGGACGTAACGATGGTGATTCACCGCTTCATCACAGAATATTCCAACGAGTAGAAATAGCGGAGAACTACGAAAATATTTTACCGAATAATTTCGTTTTGCATGGTTTTGCGGTAGATGAAGGCGTTAGAAGAAACAAAGGAAGAATTGGCGCTGCCAAAGCTCCAGACATTATCCGAAAAAATATGAACAACTTTCCTGTAGTTTCTCCAGATTTTCAATTACTAGATTTTGGAAATATCACTTGCGAAGACCAAAATTTAGAAAAATCACAAGAAGATTTAGCCGAAAAAGTTTCTAAAATTCTGCAAAAAAATGGAAAATCAATTGTTTTAGGAGGCGGTCATGAAGTGACTTTTGCGCATTATTCTGGTATCAAAAAAGCATTTCCCAACCAAAAAATTGGTATCATTAATCTCGATGCTCATTTTGATAACCGTGAACCCGAAAATGGAGTAGGAGCAAGCTCTGGAACGGGTTTTTGGCAAATCGCCCAAGAAGGAGAAATTCATTCATTGCACATTGGTATTCAGAAAAATTCTAATACATTGAAGTTGTTCGATACTGCCCATCAATTCGGAATGAAATACATTTTGGCAGACGAAATTTTCTTCGAAAATCTTCCTAAAATCTATCAGCAAATAGATGAACTAATTCTTTCGGTAGACCAATTGTATCTCACCATTTGTATGGATGTTTTCAACGTGGCAATTGCGCCCGGAGTTTCGGCTGCTGCGTACAACGGAATCTTTGCAGATGCTACTTTTCTGCATTTTTACAGACATATTTTGAAGTCAGAAAAATTGGTTGCGCTGGATGTTGCAGAGGTAAATCCAGAGTTTGATATTGACGAGAGAACCGCCAGATTGGCTGCCAGTTTGGTAAATGAGTGGTTTATGATTTCGTAG
- a CDS encoding MBL fold metallo-hydrolase, which produces MKLYPIQCGNFKLDGGAMFGVVPKSLWERTNPADSKNLIELGTRSLLVEDGKKLILIDCGLGNKQDEKFFGHYSLYGDESLDKNLKKFGFVREDITDVFLTHLHFDHCGGAIEWNDDKSGYRPAFKNAQFWTNENHWQWATEPNPREKASFLKENILPMQESGQLQFLPTPKTGNYGFAPDLKMDVIFVDGHTEKQMLPVIQYQEKTIVFAADLIPTAGHIPQVYVMGYDTRPLLTMEEKGKFLKQCVENEYLLFFEHDAHHELASLKMTEKGVKLDETFSFNEVFGY; this is translated from the coding sequence ATGAAACTTTACCCTATACAATGCGGAAATTTTAAATTAGACGGCGGTGCTATGTTTGGTGTCGTCCCGAAATCTCTTTGGGAACGTACTAATCCTGCAGATTCTAAAAATTTAATTGAACTTGGGACTCGTTCTCTTTTGGTGGAAGATGGCAAAAAACTCATCTTAATTGATTGTGGTTTAGGAAATAAGCAAGATGAGAAGTTTTTCGGGCATTATTCGCTTTATGGAGACGAATCTTTAGACAAAAATTTAAAAAAATTCGGGTTTGTAAGAGAAGATATTACCGATGTTTTCTTGACACACCTTCACTTCGACCATTGTGGTGGCGCAATCGAATGGAATGATGACAAATCAGGTTACAGACCTGCTTTTAAAAACGCACAATTCTGGACCAACGAAAATCATTGGCAATGGGCAACTGAACCCAATCCAAGAGAAAAAGCAAGTTTCTTGAAGGAAAACATTTTGCCAATGCAAGAAAGCGGACAGTTGCAATTTTTGCCTACTCCAAAAACGGGAAATTATGGTTTTGCACCTGATTTGAAAATGGATGTGATCTTTGTAGACGGACACACCGAAAAACAAATGCTTCCTGTGATTCAATATCAAGAAAAAACGATTGTTTTTGCAGCAGATTTAATTCCAACAGCTGGACACATCCCACAAGTTTACGTGATGGGATATGACACGAGACCGCTTCTTACCATGGAAGAAAAAGGAAAATTTCTGAAACAATGTGTAGAGAATGAATACTTACTGTTTTTCGAACACGATGCTCATCATGAATTGGCCAGTCTAAAAATGACTGAAAAAGGCGTGAAGCTAGACGAAACGTTCAGTTTTAACGAAGTTTTTGGGTATTAA
- the rnc gene encoding ribonuclease III, which yields MGLKNSLQKFLLKRPFKKKTEKEKLLSARVSKIIGQNVKNLDYYHEAFSLKIPNKTTGAKNYERLEFLGDAVLGSIISCYLYKNYPVANEGFLTQMKSKIVNRKNLNSLGEKLKLTDFIQNGGNGNLGENISGNLFEAFIGALYLDTNYETCEKIVLEKLFTDKHIEKLENKIVSYKGLLLEWSQKKKVTIKYEITEETLPNKNLLFKSCIYLNNVKISSATETSKKKAEEKAAQRAFYSLNKKEHIVEKQKNIS from the coding sequence ATGGGCTTAAAAAATTCATTACAAAAATTTCTACTTAAAAGACCTTTCAAAAAAAAGACTGAAAAAGAAAAGCTACTTTCTGCCAGAGTTAGTAAAATAATTGGGCAGAATGTAAAAAATCTTGATTACTATCATGAAGCTTTTTCATTAAAAATTCCTAATAAAACTACAGGAGCTAAAAACTACGAAAGATTAGAATTTTTAGGAGATGCAGTCTTAGGAAGCATCATTTCTTGCTACCTTTATAAAAATTATCCTGTTGCCAATGAAGGATTTCTTACCCAAATGAAATCAAAAATTGTCAATCGAAAAAACCTTAACTCTCTAGGAGAAAAACTGAAGCTTACAGATTTTATTCAAAATGGTGGAAATGGTAATTTAGGTGAAAACATTTCGGGGAATCTCTTCGAAGCCTTTATTGGTGCGCTTTATTTAGACACCAATTATGAAACTTGCGAAAAAATTGTTTTAGAAAAATTGTTTACCGATAAACATATCGAAAAACTAGAAAACAAAATCGTAAGCTACAAAGGATTATTGCTAGAATGGAGCCAAAAGAAAAAGGTGACAATAAAGTATGAAATCACCGAAGAAACTTTGCCCAATAAAAACCTTCTATTTAAGAGTTGTATCTACTTAAATAATGTAAAAATCTCTTCTGCCACAGAAACTTCTAAGAAAAAAGCAGAAGAAAAAGCAGCACAAAGAGCGTTTTACTCCTTAAATAAAAAAGAACACATTGTTGAAAAGCAAAAAAATATTTCTTGA
- the coaE gene encoding dephospho-CoA kinase (Dephospho-CoA kinase (CoaE) performs the final step in coenzyme A biosynthesis.) — protein sequence MEVGSLHTGKKIIGITGGIGSGKSTVSKFIEELGFPVYDSDFWAKELVNIDENLKSRVIELLGEESYDENGKYNRKFVAEKVFENQELLLKLNQIIHPAVKIHFENWVNAQNAEFVFKETALLFELKLNESCYQSILVTADENIRIKRVMDRDGRTYREVKEIIDKQMPEADKVKLADFVIQNNTDLESLKEFTHQVIDELQRMDL from the coding sequence ATGGAAGTTGGAAGTTTACATACTGGAAAAAAAATCATCGGAATTACAGGCGGAATAGGAAGTGGAAAATCTACGGTTTCTAAATTTATAGAAGAGTTGGGATTTCCTGTATATGATTCTGATTTTTGGGCAAAAGAATTAGTGAATATAGACGAAAATCTAAAATCTAGAGTTATCGAACTTCTTGGCGAAGAATCTTATGATGAAAACGGAAAATACAACCGGAAATTTGTTGCAGAAAAGGTTTTCGAAAATCAAGAATTGCTTTTAAAACTGAATCAAATTATTCACCCTGCGGTGAAAATACATTTTGAGAATTGGGTAAATGCTCAAAACGCTGAATTTGTTTTTAAAGAAACGGCTTTGCTTTTTGAATTAAAACTGAATGAAAGTTGCTATCAATCTATTTTAGTTACTGCTGATGAAAACATCAGAATAAAAAGAGTGATGGATAGAGATGGCAGAACATACCGAGAAGTAAAAGAAATCATCGATAAACAAATGCCTGAAGCGGACAAAGTGAAATTAGCGGATTTTGTGATTCAAAATAATACTGATTTAGAGTCTTTAAAGGAATTTACTCATCAAGTTATAGACGAGTTACAACGAATGGATTTGTAA
- a CDS encoding IPExxxVDY family protein, with protein sequence MKSKKIFLDLEDDEPMDIGLLRLVKKLPDHEIFFEINKINPFQFVRTDDLKIKQFCFTKFEGYHKETKNCYSIVSNKSAPLRKKTDNELFAQTEEIKFLMPKNKDVDYIIYAKDSFKDFSLILLPENIMFQIQDFSLLPNSELYKLINYYE encoded by the coding sequence TTGAAAAGCAAAAAAATATTTCTTGACTTAGAAGATGATGAACCAATGGACATTGGTTTACTAAGATTGGTTAAAAAATTACCCGATCACGAAATATTTTTCGAAATTAACAAAATAAATCCCTTCCAATTCGTAAGAACAGACGACTTAAAAATAAAACAGTTTTGTTTTACAAAATTCGAAGGATATCACAAAGAAACCAAAAATTGCTATTCTATAGTATCTAACAAATCAGCACCATTACGAAAAAAAACAGATAACGAACTCTTTGCCCAGACTGAAGAAATAAAATTTCTGATGCCTAAAAATAAAGATGTAGACTACATTATTTATGCAAAGGATAGTTTTAAAGATTTTTCACTAATTTTGCTGCCAGAAAACATCATGTTTCAAATACAAGATTTTTCTTTACTACCCAATAGCGAACTATACAAGCTAATAAATTATTATGAATAA